The Saccharomycodes ludwigii strain NBRC 1722 chromosome II, whole genome shotgun sequence genome window below encodes:
- the NOP4 gene encoding mRNA-binding ribosome biosynthesis protein NOP4 (similar to Saccharomyces cerevisiae YPL043W | NOP4 | NucleOlar Protein), translated as MSSLPNNKNAILDTSKKLDPLDRKTLFVRSIPVEATDEELSNFFSQFAPIRHAVIVKNENNESRRFGFVTFADDEDAKQALEKSRKVTFKKGLLKIDIAKRRERKQPVTSDSKRAGANEDNPQNKNTVDDGFKGKPKLIIRNMPWSCRDPNKLKKIFTRFGIVEDAYIPRKTGGKMSGFAFVTMKKIVSCRKAVEGCKDLKIDGRTVAVDFAVDKNRWEHNKEKENQDEEEEEEEEGEEDDDDDDNEEEDDDDDDDEKEDDDNDDEDLKDIPEVKEEEAKRPKKNTKERFSVFVRNVPYDATEDSLSSHFSKFGAVKYALPVIDKETGLPKGTAFVAFRDEVSYKKCIDKAPSTNITSLLISDDVAPEYVYEGRVLSITPTLDRDTANRVSEKKALHRKEMLGKAPSEKDRRNLYLLNEGRINENSKLAQVLSPSDLEIREKSYQLRVQQLKTNPSLHLSLTRLAIRNIPRSMTEKALKALARKAVVQFATEIKEGKRHELSKEEIDRSTREKYRFMTLKEIEQSKANKSKKNKKQGLVKQAKIIMEVKGSTIGRSRGYGFVEYKDHKSALMGLRWLNAHEVTKQEIFEGLTPEEKKSLDTEGFSKRRLVVEFAVENATVIKRRKEKYQQFLKKKELESKEGEKRNHDNEDDDDGQLLKKKQKINHQNVKLNEMEKNKTYGESTKLNNTKLTDDVKRIISMKRKRRRNKN; from the coding sequence ATGTCATCCCttccaaataataaaaatgccATTCTAGATACTAGTAAAAAGCTTGATCCTCTAGATAGAAAGACATTATTTGTTCGTTCTATCCCAGTTGAAGCTACTGACGAGGaattatcaaattttttttctcaattTGCACCAATTAGACATGCAGTTATAgtcaaaaatgaaaataacgAATCTAGAAGATTTGGGTTTGTCACATTCGcagatgatgaagatgccAAACAAGCTTTAGAGAAGAGTAGAAAAGTTACCTTTAAAAAAGGATTACTTAAAATTGATATTGCCAAGAGAAGAGAACGTAAACAACCAGTAACTAGTGATAGTAAAAGAGCTGGCGCAAACGAAGATAACCcgcaaaataaaaatacggTTGATGACGGATTTAAAGGTAAACCAAAGTTGATCATTAGAAATATGCCATGGAGCTGCCGTGATCCtaataaattaaagaagATTTTTACCAGATTTGGAATCGTCGAGGATGCTTATATTCCCCGTAAAACAGGTGGTAAAATGAGTGGATTTGCATTTGTAacgatgaaaaaaattgtctCTTGTAGAAAAGCTGTTGAAGGCTGTAAAGATCTGAAGATTGATGGTAGAACTGTTGCTGTTGATTTTGCTGTTGACAAAAATAGATGGGAACataacaaagaaaaagagaatcaagacgaagaagaagaagaagaagaagaaggtgaagaagatgatgatgatgatgataacgaagaagaagatgatgatgatgatgatgatgaaaaagaagatgatgataatgatgatgaagatttaaaagatattcCGGAagtaaaagaagaagaagctAAACGTCCAAAGAAAAACACAAAGGAAAGGTTTTCCGTGTTTGTTAGAAATGTTCCATACGATGCTACCGAGGATTCCTTGAGTTCTCATTTCAGTAAATTTGGAGCTGTTAAATATGCTTTGCCAGTCATTGACAAAGAGACAGGCTTACCGAAAGGTACTGCTTTTGTTGCATTTAGAGATGAAGTATCTTATAAAAAGTGTATTGACAAAGCACCATCAACAAATATTACCTCTTTATTGATTAGTGATGATGTTGCACCTGAATATGTCTATGAAGGTAGAGTATTATCTATTACGCCAACATTAGATAGAGATACCGCTAATAGAGTGTCCGAAAAAAAGGCGTTACATAGGAAGGAAATGTTGGGCAAAGCCCCTAGCGAAAAGGATAGACGTAACttatatttgttaaatGAAGGACGTATTAACGAAAATTCGAAATTGGCACAGGTTCTTTCTCCTTCTGATTTGGAAATTAGAGAAAAGTCATATCAATTAAGAGTtcaacaattaaaaactaaTCCATCATTGCATTTATCCCTTACAAGATTGGCAATTAGGAACATACCTCGTTCGATGACTGAAAAGGCATTAAAAGCACTAGCTCGTAAAGCTGTTGTTCAATTTGCCACAGAAATTAAGGAAGGGAAAAGACATGAATTGAGCAAAGAAGAAATCGATAGATCTACAAGGGAAAAGTATCGTTTTATGACCTTAAAGGAAATCGAGCAATCAAAGgcaaataaaagtaaaaaaaataagaaacaGGGTTTAGTAAAGCAGgctaaaattattatggAAGTTAAAGGGAGTACAATTGGTAGAAGTAGAGGATATGGGTTTGTTGAATACAAAGATCATAAATCCGCTTTAATGGGGTTAAGATGGTTAAATGCCCATGAAGTCACAAAACAAGAAATATTTGAAGGTTTAACTCctgaagaaaagaaaagtttagATACAGAGGGCTTTTCCAAAAGAAGGTTAGTTGTCGAATTTGCGGTAGAGAATGCTActgttattaaaagaagaaaggaaaaatatcaacaatttttgaaaaagaaggaacTAGAAAGCAAAGAGGGAGAAAAACGAAACCAtgataatgaagatgatgatgatggccaattattaaaaaaaaaacaaaaaataaatcatcaaaaTGTTAAGTTAAAcgaaatggaaaaaaacaaaacttaTGGTGAATCCACTAAACTGAATAACACTAAACTGACTGACGAtgttaaaagaattatcaGTATGAAACGTAAGAGAAGacgtaataaaaattaa
- the CHL4 gene encoding Chl4p (similar to Saccharomyces cerevisiae YDR254W | CHL4 | CHromosome Loss), whose protein sequence is MGISIPDSYILPADDNNHTLIKKLTKLPLSDLISLFSRWLLDNENFESDKQEEYDKALYAKNHTLNEDFVYLQQSKKLNTNHIIYKLIQKYFSFNIKMKHLAELDCKILKYSTNESFKWTCSRIINTVLDTSNNGNNPLFYTIDIPKFQQFLMKDFENIHAIHLYSCENFDPELPLILCRIQIFGTLFGPNTSQPVISSSKLPYYIAFRKYQTLHIFSTTINKDDVFSKLILKSLCKSISSDNYGCNYIYLKNYLDIEPTFNLKNLYKYFCTPLQNINGPWLPYLEQKVDPLLNSTGDISPFYIKNKKNIDSHNDSKQTKTIYKFKGILPNNVSNDYLNPEHINYNSVVPVTNVEYYTKHILSDTSTPVNINISLKGKDVFAGLHKLCDDGFIDVERIPNWLCGQNSLSSGYIDENNNFKKLKKSGRLI, encoded by the coding sequence ATGGGTATCTCAATCCCAGATTCATATATTTTGCCAGCCGATGACAATAATCACACActgattaaaaaattgacaAAGCTACCATTATCTGACTTGAtctctttattttcacgTTGGTTATTagataatgaaaattttgaaagCGATAAACAAGAAGAATATGATAAAGCACTTTATGCTAAAAATCACACACTAAATGAAGATTTCGTTTATTTACAAcaatccaaaaaattaaatacaaatcatataatatataaacttattcagaaatatttttcctttaatattaaaatgaaACATTTGGCCGAGTTAGATtgcaaaatattaaaatattccaCCAACGAGTCATTCAAATGGACGTGTTCCAGAATAATCAACACCGTTCTTGATACTTCCAATAACGGTAATAATCCACTTTTTTATACCATTGATATTCCTAAATTTCAACAGTTCCTTATGAAGgattttgaaaacattCATGCAATTCATTTGTATTCATGTGAAAATTTTGATCCTGAATTACCCCTTATTTTATGTAGGATTCAAATATTTGGCACTCTTTTTGGGCCTAATACTTCCCAGCCCGTAATATCTTCCTCCAAATTGCCATATTACATAGCATTTAGAAAGTATCAGACATTACACATATTTTCTACCACAATAAACAAGGATGAtgtattttcaaaattaatattaaaaagctTATGTAAATCGATAAGTTCTGATAATTATGGTTGCAATTATATCTATTTAAAGAATTACTTAGATATAGAACctacttttaatttaaagaacttgtataaatatttttgtacacctttgcaaaatattaatggtCCGTGGCTACCTTATCTTGAACAAAAAGTTGACCCGCTCCTAAATTCTACTGGTGATATATCTCCATTTTAcatcaaaaataagaaaaatattgacaGTCATAATGATTCTAAACAAACCAAGACAATCTATAAATTCAAAGGAATTTTACCTAACAATGTTAGTAATGATTATTTAAACCCAGAacatataaattataacaGTGTTGTTCCAGTAACTAATGTAGAGTATTACACAAAGCACATCTTAAGTGATACGTCAACACCAgttaatatcaatattagTTTAAAGGGAAAGGATGTTTTTGCTGGTTTACACAAACTTTGTGATGATGGATTTATAGATGTAGAGAGAATACCTAATTGGTTATGCGGTCAAAACAGTTTATCATCTGGTTATAtagatgaaaataataattttaaaaaattgaaaaaatcagGTAGACTCATCTGA
- the VPS16 gene encoding tethering complex subunit VPS16 (similar to Saccharomyces cerevisiae YPL045W | VPS16 | Vacuolar Protein Sorting), translating to MSSNKNPSFNWEKLKENFYRNRCISTTFKWPTITAKANHSNLYAISYTSIAVYLLDSNKIEVYNYKINLLCSIDVSEIVTDDQHNENENKLIKIWLDYSNDDLYIVTQKFIRIVYSWNPIEFKDIIIENDQDQEIWDMKDKFIVTKNHQDIYKIATNPNNRYSIEKIIENDGKFTLLTKDHWDANTEIIILLDITYIFMLKHCLPTVDISKIDSDTAWQKVILSKTSNSVLFYNNKTKNLHIINENGKRVDSDISLTNTPQQLAWCGNDSIACFFKLNSYNEDDNKHELYLYDTLTGTHVSFWYLEEISFIESVSDGVKVFTDKNVYLISKVPWSTKNIFRLGSTSSSAILFDCLNLLEHGSKPRAIENMRSINLEEAIEECIDAAAEELDPILQKKLLLTASFGKGSLINVTSKKVNTISQNYVKTIKFIRFMNNLSSITGILLTNDQFQYVGFPNLILNLVKWNDEFLKCIALCKFLELNGLIADIVYNWSKRKIQIASDEDDDVLYESIVNKIDIGDGTEIYTLKDFQYSRLGIICYNEGRLGLAKKFTILDSNVFEKVKTLLKLEENESALEYAHSSGNPVVELYCLLCLQRKLSQGQFTRILSLKVEKGGILAIYLSDNYEFLFDFYRQIDDYSKLGDLILSKNEARTVIDQVADLKNRSDDPLKKIYNREAELIKYQKELSSKYDMTDIVGCSMNETLKKLLQFSSNKIINSFIKKFSLNDDVINLTKCKIYLDTKRYDPLWTLINSKKNLIGNENIIMTIYKKLYYLHDAKTEAVKYIKFIATNSYNYEKKLKMYLECGDYLSAAQLATYEKDSVKLQSIYDTCSDESVKLQIKNFFKKI from the coding sequence ATGTCGAGCAACAAAAACCCCAGTTTTAATTgggaaaaattaaaagaaaatttttatagAAATAGGTGTATTtcaacaacttttaaatgGCCAACAATAACAGCAAAAGCAAATCACTCTAACCTATATGCCATTTCCTACACATCAATAGCTGTATATCTATTggatagtaataaaattgaagtTTACAATTATAAAATCAATTTACTATGTTCCATTGATGTGTCCGAAATTGTTACAGATGACCAACacaatgaaaatgaaaataaactGATTAAAATATGGTTAGATTATTCCAATGACGATTTATACATCGTTAcacaaaaatttattaggATTGTTTATAGTTGGAACCCCATTGAgtttaaagatattattattgaaaatgatCAAGACCAAGAGATTTGGGACATGAAGGATAAATTTATCGTAACTAAAAATCATCaagatatttataaaattgcTACTAATCCCAATAACAGGTattcaattgaaaaaattatcgaAAACGATGGCAAATTTACACTACTTACAAAAGATCATTGGGATGCTAATACCGAGATTATCATATTATTAGACATaacttatatttttatgctTAAACACTGTTTACCTACTGTTGATATCAGTAAAATTGACTCAGATACAGCTTGGCAAAAGGTAATTTTATCCAAAACATCGAAttctgttttattttataacaataaaacaaaaaatttgcaTATAATCAATGAGAACGGTAAACGTGTAGATAGTGATATTTCCTTAACCAATACACCACAACAGCTTGCTTGGTGTGGAAATGACTCGATCgcatgtttttttaaattgaatAGTTACAATGAAGATGACAATAAACATGAATTGTATTTATATGATACACTTACTGGTACACACGTTTCATTTTGGTATCTTGAAGAAATAAGTTTTATTGAATCGGTTAGTGATGGGGTGAAAGTGTTTACAGATAAGAATGTCTATCTAATTTCAAAGGTACCTTggtcaacaaaaaatattttcagaTTAGGTTCAACAAGCTCTAGTGccattttatttgattgttTGAATTTATTAGAGCATGGTTCTAAACCAAGGGCAATTGAAAATATGCGGTCAATTAATCTAGAAGAAGCTATTGAAGAATGTATAGATGCTGCTGCTGAAGAATTGGATCCcatattacaaaaaaagttactTCTCACCGCCTCTTTTGGAAAGGGATCTTTGATTAACGTTACCAGTAAAAAAGTCAATACCATATCACAGAATTATGTCAAAACCATTAAGTTCATTAGATTCATGAATAATTTATCTTCTATAACAGGTATTTTGCTAACAAATGATCAATTTCAATATGTAGGCTTTCCAAATTTAATTCTTAATTTAGTTAAATGGAACgatgaatttttaaaatgtatTGCATTGTGTAAGTTTTTGGAGCTTAATGGCTTGATTGCAGACATTGTCTATAATTGGAGTAAAAGAAAGATACAAATAGCAagtgatgaagatgatgatgttTTATATGAAAGTATTGTGAATAAAATTGACATAGGTGATGGCACTGAAATTTATACGCTAAAAGATTTTCAATATTCCAGGTTGGGTATCATTTGTTATAATGAAGGTAGATTAGGACTGGCTAAAAAGTTTACTATACTTGATTCTaatgtttttgaaaaagtgAAGACGCTGCTAAAATtggaagaaaatgaaagtgCTTTGGAATATGCACACAGCTCTGGTAATCCAGTGGTAGAATTGTATTGTTTGCTTTGTTTGCAAAGAAAATTGTCTCAGGGACAATTTACAAGAATTCTAAGCTTAAAAGTCGAAAAGGGTGGTATTTTGGCtatatatttatccgaTAATTACGAATTTTTATTCGATTTTTATAGACAAATTGACGATTATTCTAAATTAGGCGACTTAATACTAAGTAAAAATGAAGCACGAACTGTTATTGACCAAGTTGCTGATTTGAAGAACAGAAGTGATGATcccttgaaaaaaatatataatagaGAGGCTGAGTTAataaaataccaaaaagAATTGTCATCAAAATATGATATGACCGATATAGTAGGGTGTTCTATGAATGAGACGCTTAAAAAGTTGTTGCAGTTCAGTAGTAACAAGATTATAAATAgcttcattaaaaaattttcccTCAATGATGATGTCATAAATTTAACAAAGTGCAAAATATATCTCGATACCAAAAGGTATGACCCATTATGGACCTTGATAAATAgcaagaaaaatttaattgggaatgaaaatattataatgacaatatataaaaaattatactaCTTGCATGACGCCAAAACAGAAGCTGTAAAATACATCAAATTTATTGCCACGAACTCATACAACTacgaaaagaaattaaaaatgtatTTGGAGTGTGGTGATTACCTGAGTGCCGCCCAGTTGGCAACATACGAAAAGGATTCAGTTAAATTACAATCCATATATGATACGTGTTCTGACGAATCTGTTAAATTGCAgataaaaaacttttttaagaaaatatGA
- the ELC1 gene encoding elongin C (similar to Saccharomyces cerevisiae YPL046C | ELC1 | ELongin C), whose translation MVNQDLVRLIAKNGDEYKVSKEIACISPVLKASLDNEDNFMEENEYQVNLMNIESNILNKVVEYLEYKNKYQQEEDDEIPQFDIPVELSLELLLAADYLNI comes from the coding sequence atggttaaCCAAGATTTAGTAAGATTAATAGCGAAAAATGGGGATGAATATAAAGTCTCGAAAGAAATAGCATGTATTTCACCCGTACTAAAAGCAAGTTTGGATAATGAGGATAATTTTATGgaagaaaatgaatatCAGGTTAATTTAATGAATATTGAatctaatattttaaataaagtgGTGGAATATTTGGAGTATAAAAACAAGTACCAgcaagaagaagatgatgaaatACCGCAATTTGATATACCTGTGGAGCTCTCACTTGAATTACTGTTAGCAGcagattatttaaatatataa
- the RMD5 gene encoding ubiquitin-protein ligase RMD5 (similar to Saccharomyces cerevisiae YDR255C | RMD5 | Required for Meiotic nuclear Division) yields the protein MTERKASVSSNNNNSNLKLSPLDALDEKLKLLENIVIPDLGELNNEVDDFKVHFKKIQAHLKKTIDTTDDADENYEKKKKSIQNNLAKHWKKWNDEVSTKFETEIESSHKRFYKKWYFHIVERPNGLDTISIEGCNYETNSELSATAIHLLRSGGTSINYFNFGLDDLQYKKYLKLHTICEEIKQGDLSQAFNYVPSNDYTFQLNLLMLKAKNLLCVKNQEFESYKLLLDSFTDNSFIRDPYFEKASKFLTRASLGMENNQTGPKINRTSALKRGGGEGEEDEGEEEEEEGEDNDDDNDSDDLDSQLCKLLMEFEKNYCKKEHLPSISPLLQCVYSGILGILTLVEKNKRTNKVLNRRKSSFASRSNKPHVLNPLDVPFVNTASGSVIEESLNDNIINWYEDDEMECTIPLPPELSRFHPCFICPVLKIETDNITNPPYLLSCRHVVSKESLNNISQGNFVKCPYCMQNSTSYDLRKITFVQL from the coding sequence ATGACTGAAAGGAAAGCCAGTGTTTctagtaataacaacaatagtaatttaaaattatcacCTTTGGATGCCCTagatgaaaaattaaaacttttggaaaatatagTTATCCCAGATTTGGGAGAGTTAAATAATGAAGTAGATGATTTTAAAGtccattttaaaaaaatccaagctcatttaaagaaaactaTTGATACAACGGATGACGCTGATGAAAATTatgagaaaaagaaaaaatctatacaaaataatttagcAAAACATTGGAAAAAATGGAATGATGAAGTCTCTACCAAATTTGAAACCGAAATCGAAAGTTCAcataaaagattttataaaaaatggtaTTTTCATATAGTAGAAAGACCTAATGGATTAGATACAATTTCTATCGAAGGCTGTAACTACGAAACAAATTCAGAATTATCTGCTACTGCCATACATTTACTTAGGTCAGGCGGCACCTCCATAaattatttcaattttGGATTAGATGACttacaatataaaaaatatttgaaattacACACAATCTGCGAAGAAATCAAACAAGGTGATTTGTCTCAAGCTTTTAACTATGTGCCATCGAACGATTACACATTTCAattgaatttattaatgCTCAAAGCCAAAAATTTGTTATGCGTTAAAAACCAGGAATTTGAGTCATACAAGCTTTTGTTGGACAGTTTTACTGACAATTCCTTCATTCGAGACCCGTATTTTGAAAAGGCTTCCAAATTTTTGACAAGAGCTAGCCTTGGAAtggaaaataatcaaaCTGGCcctaaaataaatagaacTTCTGCTTTGAAAAGAGGAGGAGGagaaggagaagaagaCGAGGgggaggaagaagaagaagaaggggaagacaatgatgatgataatgatagtgATGACTTGGATTCCCAACTTTGCAAACTGTTAAtggaatttgaaaaaaattattgtaaAAAGGAACATTTACCGTCTATATCTCCATTGTTACAGTGTGTTTATAGTGGAATATTGGGTATTCTTACActagttgaaaaaaataagagaactaataaagttttaaatcGTAGAAAAAGCAGCTTTGCCAGCAGATCAAATAAACCTCATGTCTTAAATCCGCTTGATGTGCCTTTTGTCAATACTGCTAGCGGAAGTGTAATTGAAGAAAgtttaaatgataatattattaattggTATGAGGATGACGAAATGGAGTGTACAATCCCTCTACCACCCGAATTAAGTAGATTTCATCCATGTTTTATCTGTcctgttttaaaaattgaaactGATAATATTACAAATCCACCGTATCTATTGAGTTGTAGGCATGTCGTATCTAAAGAAAgcttaaataatatttcgCAAGGTAATTTTGTCAAGTGCCCTTATTGTATGCAAAACTCAACTTCATATGATCTGAGAAAAATCACGTTTGTTCAACTTTAG
- the SGF11 gene encoding SAGA histone acetyltransferase complex subunit SGF11 (similar to Saccharomyces cerevisiae YPL047W | SGF11 | SaGa associated Factor 11kDa), whose translation MLTIEDVLQQIYDDMVTTLTQSLISDKYCQFQKYPQRFNIIGRTNHNNTVIDIKSDTNISKSHKISNTNNIGNNMNVANNNTGVKRESTPTISNTTPSSTDTSRSTTDSLVKEEIVYILCDNCKRSIATNRFAAHLERCLSARTRK comes from the coding sequence ATGTTGACTATAGAAGATGTTTTACAACAGATATACGATGACATGGTGACTACTTTAACTCAATCACTTATCTCGGATAAATATTgtcaatttcaaaaatatcctCAAAGGTTTAACATTATCGGAAGAAcaaatcataataatactgttattgatataaaaagtgatacaaatatttctaAATCTCATAAAATTAGtaacactaataatattggtaataatatgaatgttgctaataataacaccgGTGTTAAAAGGGAGTCAACACCTACAATATCCAATACCACACCAAGCTCAACTGACACTAGCAGAAGTACTACTGATTCACTTGTCAAGGAAGaaattgtttatatacTGTGCGATAACTGCAAGAGAAGTATAGCTACCAATAGATTTGCTGCTCATTTAGAAAGATGTTTAAGTGCAAGGACCCGAAAGTAA
- the CTA1 gene encoding catalase A (similar to Saccharomyces cerevisiae YDR256C | CTA1 | CaTalase A) — translation MFSKNKNNTNSYSVRPDHAITSTQGAKIHDPFATERIGQHGPLLLQNANLIESLAHFNRERIPERNPHAHGSGAFGVFKVTDDISDICGSEMFDTVGKETKLLIRFSTVGGEKGSADTARDPRGFAIKFYTKEGNLDWVYNNTPVFFIRDPSKFPHFIHTQKRNPQTNLKDANMFWDFLTTEENQVAIHQVMILFSDRGTPKSYRNMNGYSGHTYVWTNKKGEWHYVQVHIKTDQGIETLNNEEASKLAGQSPDYCQQDLFNSIDNKKYPSWTVYVQTMTKKEAADLPFSVFDLTKVWPQKQFPLRRIGKITLNENPTNYFAQVEQAAFSPSNTVPYQQPSADPVLQARLFAYPDAHRYRLGPNFNQIPVNCPYASQFFNPAIRDGPMNVNGNFGKEPNYLSTDKKYVFGDKYELNKPEIWSGPAIPYHWKTSPGDIDFQQATNLYQKVLSKQPGQQKALAHNVAVHVAAACPKIQDRVFAMFSRVDKKLGNDIKEETLNLAPRSRTSKL, via the coding sequence ATGTTCtcgaaaaataaaaacaacaccAATTCATATTCCGTCCGTCCAGATCATGCGATTACTAGTACCCAAGGTGCTAAGATCCATGATCCATTTGCCACTGAAAGGATTGGTCAACATGGTCCACTGTTATTACAGAATGCAAACTTAATTGAGTCCCTAGCTCATTTTAACAGAGAAAGAATTCCAGAAAGAAACCCACACGCTCATGGTAGTGGTGCCTTTGGTGTTTTCAAAGTTACAGATGATATTTCTGATATCTGTGGTAGTGAGATGTTTGATACCGTTGGCAAAGAAACTAAATTGTTAATTAGATTCTCTACCGTTGGTGGTGAAAAGGGATCTGCAGATACTGCTCGTGACCCTCGAGGCTTTGCTATTAAGTTTTACACAAAAGAGGGAAATCTAGATTGGGTGTATAACAACACCCCAGTTTTTTTCATTCGTGATCCAAGCAAATTCCCACATTTTATTCATactcaaaaaagaaacccTCAGACCAATCTAAAAGACGCTAATATGTTTTGGGATTTTTTGACTACTGAAGAAAATCAAGTTGCTATTCATCAAGTGATGATTTTGTTTAGTGACCGTGGTACCCCAAAATCCTATAGAAATATGAATGGGTACTCTGGCCATACCTATGTATGGaccaataaaaaaggagaaTGGCATTATGTCCAAGTCCACATTAAAACAGATCAAGGTATTGAAACTTTAAATAATGAAGAAGCTTCTAAATTAGCTGGCCAAAGTCCAGATTACTGTCAACAAGATTTGTTTAATTCTATTGACAACAAAAAGTATCCAAGCTGGACAGTTTACGTTCAAACTATGACTAAAAAGGAAGCTGCTGACTTGCCATTTTCCGTCTTTGATTTAACTAAAGTTTGGCCTCAAAAACAATTCCCACTACGTCGTATCGGGAAAATTACCTTAAATGAAAACCcaacaaattattttgcACAGGTAGAACAAGCTGCATTTTCTCCATCGAACACCGTTCCATATCAACAACCAAGTGCTGACCCAGTTTTACAAGCCAGGTTGTTTGCTTATCCGGATGCTCATCGTTACCGTTTGGGTCCAAATTTCAATCAAATTCCTGTTAATTGTCCATATGCTTCTCAATTTTTCAATCCTGCCATCAGGGACGGTCCGATGAATGTTAACGGTAATTTTGGTAAAGAaccaaattatttatctacagacaaaaaatatgtttttgGTGATAAATATGAATTAAACAAACCTGAAATATGGAGTGGCCCTGCTATTCCATATCATTGGAAAACCTCTCCAGGTGACATTGACTTTCAACAAGCAACTAACTTGTACCAAAAGGTTCTAAGTAAACAACCTGGTCAACAAAAAGCATTAGCTCATAACGTTGCAGTTCATGTTGCAGCCGCTTGTCCAAAAATCCAAGATCGTGTTTTTGCTATGTTTTCCCGTGTTGATAAGAAATTGGGTAATGATATTAAGGAAGAAACTTTAAATTTGGCACCAAGATCCAGGACTAGCAaattatag